Proteins encoded by one window of Aphidius gifuensis isolate YNYX2018 linkage group LG2, ASM1490517v1, whole genome shotgun sequence:
- the LOC122848113 gene encoding progestin and adipoQ receptor family member 3, translating to MMKLLADVEELSEDTTKKRNTVQSKNNNNNNNSCSNKSCSNDSQNNNNHNNTNNNNNNNNNNNNNFNDDTKELLGVKKIRNNKTAHVRPKNPAESPIKGEVTLEDEEKMRRLLPITEAPEYLTHNQFILHGYRGYLTTKLCIESVFWWTNETINIWSHIFGWMLFLGLTLYDLCLLNIHAPFGDKIIVALLLVCFQACMILSSVYHTFSCRSEKDYWCFLCYDLFGIALSLLAIYMSGVYYAFWCHKELQQFYLSTVLLIFVIAMILQIPSLEVNGNVKLLVFVGWAAYGVLPTFHWGIAMGGMENPMVNMLVPRVLGMYVISGCAFAIYMSKIPERWYPGSVDYIGSSHQWWHCLVVLALYYWHNTGMLYVEYRMNHGCPNNMKL from the exons atgatgAAGTTATTGGCTGATGTTGAAGAGCTCAGTGAAGATACAACTAAAAAACGAAATACTGTtcaatcgaaaaataataataataacaataacagtTGTAGTAACAAGAGTTGCAGTAATGAtagtcaaaataataacaaccaCAATAAtaccaacaataacaacaacaacaacaacaataataataataattttaatgatgatactAAAGAGTTATTAggagttaaaaaaattcgaaataataag acTGCACATGTACGTCCAAAAAATCCAGCAGAATCACCAATAAAAGGTGAAGTTACACttgaagatgaagaaaaaatgcgACGTTTGCTTCCAATCACTGAGGCACCAGAATATTTAACAcacaatcaatttattttacatggtTACAGAGGATATTTGACAACTAAATTATGCATTGAAag tgtATTTTGGTGGACCAATGAGACAATAAACATATGGAGCCATATATTTGGCTGGATGCTTTTTTTAGGATTGACACTCTATGATCTTTgtctattaaatattcatgcaCCATTTggagataaaattattgtcgCATTATTGCTCGTTTGTTTTCAA gCTTGTATGATATTGTCATCAGTTTATCATACATTTTCATGTAGAAGTGAAAAAGATTATTGGTGTTTTTTATGCTATGATTTATTTGGTATTGCTTTGAGTCTTTTGGCAATCTACATGTCTGGTGTTTATTATGCATTTTGGTGTCAcaag gaacttcaacaattttatttatcaactgtattgttaatatttgtaataGCAATGATATTACAAATACCAAGTTTAGAAGTCAATggaaatgttaaattattggtGTTTGTTGGATGGGCAGCTTATGGTGTTTTACCAACATTTCATTGGGGTATTGCAATGGGTGGAATGGAAAATCCAATGGTCAACATGCTTGTACCAAGAGTTTTAGGAATGTATGTCATAAGTGGTTGTGCATTTGCCATATACATGAGTAAAATACCAGAACGTTGGTATCCag gtTCTGTTGATTATATTGGATCATCACATCAATGGTGGCATTGTTTAGTTGTATTGGCTCTTTATTATTGGCACAATACTGGTATGTTGTATGTCGAATATCGAATGAATCATGGATGTccaaataatatgaaattataa
- the LOC122848136 gene encoding uncharacterized protein LOC122848136, which produces MLSSTPSSTASQPNYLMYDEENNAADHKINDETNRMILGVSSSSSDNIGMSIGTTGTTASTTARLPGYWQHAATSAAGYWSSLFDSWTTGSQSLSLTWDENRG; this is translated from the coding sequence ATGCTATCATCAACACCCTCGTCAACAGCATCACAACCAAACTACCTCATGTACGACGAGGAAAATAATGCAGCggatcataaaataaatgatgaaacaaATCGTATGATTCTTGGTGTATCTTCCAGTTCATCTGATAATATTGGAATGTCAATTGGTACAACAGGaacaacagcatcaacaacagcaagaTTACCAGGTTATTGGCAACATGCAGCAACATCTGCTGCTGGATATTGGTCATCGTTATTTGATTCATGGACAACTGGATCACAGTCACTCTCACTTACTTGGGATGAAAATAGGGGATAA